In the Triticum aestivum cultivar Chinese Spring chromosome 2B, IWGSC CS RefSeq v2.1, whole genome shotgun sequence genome, TAGCATCGGTGCTAATGAGCACATCCCATTTCTTCTTCTCTAGGAGCTTTTGTTTCCTAGACAACATCCTATTGTTGAACCTTATGAAGACCAAATTGTTGCATCGCTCCGTTGTGAGCCTATTTCTTCTCTTGGTATGTATCTACATATTAAACATCATTTTGCATGAGCATATTAAACATCATTTTGCAGCATCAaggtagcagcagcagtagcatggtagcagcagcagcaggaagCAAGCAtcaatagcagcagcaacagcaagaaACAAGCAtcaatagtagcagcagcagcaagaaACAAGCATCAATACTTCAATAGCAGCAGCAAGAGAAGAGTAGCAACTAGTGGGCAAGAGCAAGCAAGTATACCGGGGCTGTAGCTTTTATTTTCACATGCTTTTGCAAGCTTCTTTCCAAAAGTTCCTTCTTTGTTTTCATATTTCAGAAACTTGTCATTGACAACCAGCATGCAAGTATCATGATCATTTGCATAGTATTGTTCAGCACACTCCTGAAATCCTTCATTTGCAGTGGTAAAGACGGAGCTATCTGCATAACTATAGTGTGGGTTCAACACATATGCGGCCATGTGCAGTGGAGAATCTAGCCTTCCATTCATCTTCTTTTCAACAATGCCCATAGTATCTTTGTAGTTCCTCTCCAAGTTGTTAAATGCCTCCTTCATCTCCCTCTTTGCATTCACCAACTCTCCATACAACCAAGCCATCGATGGCTTAATATCCCCATCAACCAAACGAAGTACTCTCACCAATGGCTCAAACACCTTTATGCATAGGAGCACACCTTTCCAAAAGTTTGCATCCATCACCGTTGCCGTTGCATCCTTGCCTTTCTTTGTTTTCACATTTTTCATATCTTCCCAAGCTCTTTCAACCACCATATACCTTaaagcatctttcttctccaacaAACTTTGCAATGTGAGAAAAGCGGAAGCAAATCTAGTCACCCCCGGCCTTATGATATCTCTCCTTTTTGTAGCAACCCTCATCAATGCCAAAGTCTTGTGATGCGCATAGATGAAGATGGTGAGGTTCTTTGCTTGATCAATTATTGTTTTGAATCTCTTGAGGCTGCCAATTCCTTGGAGCATTAAGTTGATAGTGTGAGTTGCACAAGAGCTCCAAAAGATCTTCGGCCTCTTCTCAAGCAACATTTTCTTGGCTCCCATGTTATTGGAAGCATTGTCCGTCACCACTTGCATCACATGCTCCGCCCCTACCTCCTCAATTGCGCTGTCCACTAGCTGAAATATGACTTCACTTGTATGTGACACATCAGATGTTTCCTTTGATTTGAGAAAACTTGTCCCCCCACTGCAATGCATGCACAAATTCATTATGCTCCTCCTCTTCATGTCCGTCCATGCATCTGTCATGATGGTGCACCCAAGCTTTATCTTCTCCTTCTCACGTTCATCTAACAAACTCTTGGTCCTTGCATATTCATCACTCAACAACTTCTCCCTAAGCTCATATTGAGTAGGAGGCTCATATCCAGGACCAAATTTGCCTATGGCCTCACACATTTGACAAAACTCATCATTGTCAAGAGCATTAAATGGTATGCCTACAAGCAAAGGAACAAAACCATGCAATCAAGCAATCATTTCAAGCACAAGCAAGCAAAGAAATGAAGGACTCCAGAATTACCATGTGAATACACCCATCTAGCAACATATGGTGAACATTGACCTCTTCTCTCCTTGAATAGTGCTTCATTCATACTTAGCTGCTTCAAGGCTTCCTCTTTGCTTGATTTACCATCAATAGGACGCACGAACTTGTCCATTGGTCCTAATTTGTTGGGCTCCGATGATGTGCTTCCAACACAAACAGATTCCCTACCATCCCTTGCTTCATTTAGGGCTGTAACATGCACATCAGCCCTCACTTCTGCCGTATGTTTTTTCTTCGCCACCTTCTTTGCCTCATATGCATCAAGAGCTCTCTGGCATATTGCTTTAGCCTCCGGAGTTGATCTTAAACATGAAAGAACGCTTGAGGTGGTGCCTGTGATGTGTAGCTTGAAACGGTTAATTCCTCCGGTGCTAATATGGCCACAAAAGTCACACTTCACTCTCTCCTTGTTTGTGACATCACATAGTTTCCCatagttccatccaacatcattggATTTCCTCTTCAGAGCTATCGGCCTTTCGGACTCTGTTTGGGCGGTGGTGTTCTCTGATGTTGACATCCTATAACAACAAGTCAACAACACAAATTAGCAGCTAGTAGCCACAGACAGCAGCAGCAGCTAGCATTAGCAACAAACAAGTAGCAGCAGCAGCCAGCATCAGCATCAGCTAGCATCAGCAGCAAACAAGTAGTAGCAGCATCAAACAGCAGTAGCAGCTAGCAGCAGCAAATTAACAGCAACATGCAACAGCACCAAGTACTACTACTTTTACTCTACTAGTAAACAGCACCACTAACTACCACCAGCAGCAGCTAACATCACTTCAGCGGCAACTAGTAGCACCAGCAAAGCAGCAACAGGCAGAAGCTAGCAGGAGAAGGTAGGATCGATGGGGATCTGGGGGCTCACCTGCCTGAAGAGAAGAAGACCAGGCCGCGAGATCCACGGCGGGATGAGGTCGAAGGCCAGCAACCGGAGGTGTGGGGGAGGGCCCGAGCAGGAGAGGCGCGAGGAGAAGCTTCAGATCCAGGGCGGAGGGCGTGCTGCTGCCGGCGGCACGAGGAGAGTCTCGCGGCCCCAAGGAgagtccggcggcgcgaggaatgGAGGAGAGGAGACCCTAACCCTAACACGGGCTCGATTTTGACCCTCTGCCTTTCATCCCGTGGCTCCCTGCCTCTTTATCCCGATTCCCCGATGGATCCCCTCTCGTCGTTCTGCGCCATTAAGCGCCCGTTCCGCGCTGTTCCGCGCGCTTAAGCTCGCCTCAGCGAGAAAAGCGCTCCGCCTAGGCGCGCGTCGCGCCTTTACGAGCGCACATGGCCTATGCGAGGCGGTAGGCCAGCGCCTTGCGCGTAGGCGCGCATAAGCGCTCGATTAAGCGCGCTTTCCCGAACTTTGGCCCTAATAAACCCTGCAATGTCTATGTGTGTGATNNNNNNNNNNNNNNNNNNNNNNNNNNNNNNNNNNNNNNNNNNNNNNNNNNNNNNNNNNNNNNNNNNNNNNNNNNNNNNNNNNNNNNNNNNNNNNNNNNNNNNNNNNNNNNNNNNNNNNNNNNNNNNNNNNNNNNNNNNNNNNNNNNNNNNNNNNNNNNNNNNNNNNNNNNNNNNNNNNNNNNNNNNNNNNNNNNNNNNNNNNNNNNNNNNNNNNNNNNNNNNNNNNNNNNNNNNNNNNGAACTTTTTTAGCATGCACTGAAAGTGGCAGACAGTAAGGCAGTGGTGGAAACAGTTACCTGGACCAACTTTGAGATATTTGGAGATCGTACTTGAATCGTAGCCCCTGGCTAAACCAATAGCCCTCTTGGGGCTAAACTCAGCCACTCTCTGGACAGTGTTGTTCTTCATGTCAACAGCAAGCACCCATGATGTGTGCTGCCTGTCGCGGTAGTCAATCTTAGCTAGTAAGTAAAGAATGCAATCATCTTGCAGGCTCAGCTTGGGCAGGCCAATATGGAGAGCTCTGTTTTTAAGGCGTCCCGCCTTGGACGCTTAGGCGACGCTTAGGCGATAAGGCGCCCCGCCAGCGCCTTACAAATATGCCCGCCTTAGGCGCTTAGGCGTCCGCCTTAGGCGCTTAGGCGTCGCCTAGGCGATAAGGCGCCCCCCCAGCGCCTTAGATCGCCTTACCGACTTAAAAACATAGATGGAGAGTCAACAAGGTAGGCTGAGCTGTGACACCTTCACGGACCTTCAGCTTAGGCAGCGGCGGTTCAGGTATAGCAGAGGAATCGAACTGGCAATCGACACTCCAATGCGCTTTGGAGAAGATGCCAGTCTTGATGCTCCATATTGTGGCCTTCCAACCAATAGCACGGTGCTCCAGCTCGACCATCTTGATGAAGCCATTAAGGACTGAAACGTCCCGAACAGCGGGCGATCGAGTTGCATTGCTAGGCAGTCTTAAGAAATGAGGCTTGGGGTGTTTGTCCAGCACGTTGCAGAAGATGATCATATGCGAGAGATCAACCCAGGCCACTGTTCCTTCATCACCTCCGATTGTGATTGCCTTGTATGTGATGAACTCGTCGGCGTCGGGGACTGAATCGACATTCACTGGCAGCTTGCTCCAGGAGTTGGTATCATGGTCATAGAGGCAGAGGTGAGAAGGATTGCCATATCTGAACCCATTAGCTCTGGGTGGTCGTTGCCGGGCTGCTTGATGTGCTTGAGCTCGGGAACACTggcgtcgtagacgaagtagtgTCGATTGCCGCGATACAACGCATCGGATGGGCAATCACCGACTACGACGCATAGGAGGACGAGCCCACCGTCAGTCTCTGTGGCGACTATGCTAGGCCGGGTGGCGAACACGTTGTGGTCGTAGGCGGTGACGTGGAAGCATAGGTAGGAGACCTGCGGTGGTTGGGCGGTGCAGAAGGTGACCTCGATGTTACCCCGGAGACGGAGACCCTCCAAGCCGCAGTCGGCGGTGGTGGCGTTGCGGCGGTCGGCAAAGAAGGCGTATGGCTCGATCAAGACGAAGCTTGGCTGGTCGCCACCGCCGTCGGGGTAGCCATAAGCAGGGGGATTCAAGGACGGGGAATCCTGTGTGATTGGGCGCCTGCGGAAAATCAATACCTTTCCCTCTCCTGCGGATGGACTGCTGTCAGGcttcttgacggcttcctccccgCCGAGGTAAGAAGCAGCAAGAGCAGCCAGGCCGATGTCCATGGATTGCAGATCGAGTGCCATCAAGCTCTTCCTCTCCGGTGTGTGGATCGATCCCAGATCGGTTGGCCCTCCTCTCCGCCTTGGGTGTGTGGATGGATTTATGTGGGGAAGGTGAGGTTGGAGTCGATCAGAGTCGGAGATCGAGATGAGATTGCAGCCGGAGCGAAAGGGGAGCAACCAGCCGCCGCTATACCAGGAGAACGAGGGTTGGGTGGGGAGTGCCTCGTAAGCTAGGGTTATGTTTCCCTTCAACATCTGTTTGGGGTGGAACTTTGCGCCTCCCACAGCCCAGAGAAAATCGGCTATTTGCCACTTTCAATACCGGGCTTCGCAAAATTGCCACTCTCAAGATTGGCTTCGCAAAAATGCCATCAAGCTCGTGTGCACGTTGATTACTATGCCATTTTCcttttttattattgttttccttttcttttccattttttgGCACCTGAAAAGACCATAGTACCCCTCACGCTATCTTCACGTACTACTTGGGATTCAGATCGGCACTTGAAGCGAAACGAGCTCGTGCTGTCCTGCCGAGAAAAGCGACGCGAGGGTGAGCTGTGCCGGAGCGTGCAGACATGGACGAGCGCCGGCGAAGAGCGGCAGTGATGAGGGCGAGTTTCAGCGGAGCGTGCAGACATGGACGAGCGCCGGCGGAGAGCGGCAGTGACGGAGGGCAACTTGCAGCAGCGCGCGCAACCATGGGCGAGCGCCTGCGGCGACCAGCGGTTTCTCGGACAGGCATGAGAAAGCTAGGGCGGCGAGTTCATGTAGCTCGCGCAGGCATCAACGAGGTACAACAACGAGCAACCATGATGACAAGAACGAGATAAGCCTGAGAGCAAAATCCGATGCCAACACAGCCAGACCACAAACGCATTGGATAAGGTTGAAACGACCAGGGGTACTTCGGTCCTTTCAAGTGCtagaaaatggaaaagaaaaagaaaaacaatgaaAAGGGAAAAAATGGCATGGTAATCAAAGTGCACACGAGCTAGGTGGCATTTTTACAAAGCCAATCTTGAGAGTGGCAATTTTGCGAAGTCCGGTATTGAAAGTGGCAAATAGCCGATTTTCTCCACAGCTCACGGTGGCGACGCAAGTCTCTATCAATATATTGTTagagtttttttgtttttgtctttTTAAGGCATGAACTTTTTCcgagagcaactagttgacgagtgcctattcgggagcctcgcaacgatcagcgccacttgacgcgctctcactcattcgccacatgtcgcgctctggacgctgcctccggattttatttttatttttttttccgcACTCGTTTTCggttttttaaacggttttttcgtGTCTTTTCGACGTTTCAGTTTTCCACttgtcttccttagcttttggataaaaaaattgcgcgaaaaaatgcttttctttttttccctttcgcgagagtcacgtttTTGCTTTCGCGAgtgtcacggtcgtgcctctcgaaaacgaaaaaaacatgttttctgttttatttccttccgcgagagtcatAGTTCTGCTTTCGcgggaggcacggttgtgcttttgcgagagtcacggtcgtgcctcttggaaatggggaaaatgcgtttttttgtttttttctttcgcgagagtcacgcttttgcttccacgagaggcatggttgtgtttTCATGAgagtcatggtcgtgcctctcggaaacgaaaaaaacacattttctggttttttttctttcatgagagtcacgattttgcttccgtgagaggcatggttgtgctttcgcgagaagcATGGTTGTGCCTCTCCTCGAAaatgaaaaaaacgtgttttttctttgtttttttccttccgtgagagtcacggttttgctttcttgcgagacacggttgtgatttcgtgagaggcaagggagtgcctcttttggaaagggaaaaaacccgtgctcccggctCGGTTTTTCATATGGTTTTTTCattcggttttttcgtgaaaaaaagttcgtcaaaacctatcaacatgagatctagttttgaagatctcgatgcaaggaatccaatggtgaaagcggttcgagatttggacgcatggtttaagagataaaccGTTTTGAATTAaaggatctacgaaaaaagggaaaactctctggttgcgacaagtggcgcacatgcagcacgcCACTTGTTGTAACCTAGGAAggttggagtgatctttgcaatgagtactcctcaactagtgatttcgacTTTTCCCCCTAGTGTGATGTAGGGTCCCTTCTTTTCCTTTGGCGTTGTCCACGTAAAAACGTCGACACCGGCCGGATCTCACGACGATGGCTTTCTTGATGTATTTGGGTATAAACTAAACAAGGTGCCGGTGTGGGCTCGAATTCAAGGATGCATGGGTGGTTTGACAAGGAAGGGAGAACTCGCCGAGAAAGTTGTTGCTAAAGTTGGGGATCCTCCCTTCACCATGATGGTTGACAATGGAGTAATAAACCCGGGTAGTACCCCTCTTGCAGGAGTTTTTTGGCTATGGAAATTATTACTACCTTTGGTGATTCAAAAATGGAGAAAAACATTCTCGCTCGTTTCCCTAGAGGTGACCCTGAGTTATTGAACCCACAGGAGGAAGACCCCCTTGAAGCTAAACAAGCTTTTGTTAAAGAAAAACCCTAGCTTCAGGCCGGATGAAAATCAAACAAACTGAAGGGGAACACATATGACAAAAAATAGGCGCGGGTGtgaggtcttaatgcttacaacccTATATTTGTGTTGGGACCAAATATGGTCTTAATTTGTGTGTTGAAAGTCACCCATCGAGATGTTCTTGTTACGAACCAAAGTGGGGTGTGTGTACAAATTACGTCTTGACTAGCACGCATCCTGCTTCAAGAGTCAGTTGTTCAACCAAAGGCCCTACCCATCTTGTGGGGTTGCCTCGAGAATTAAGATTGCAATAACTAGACAAGAGCTTTGGGTGTTTAATGATTACACCTCTTGAATCCCCAGGGATAGGATCAATGTTACCATACTAAACCTTTCTATAATTAGTGTTTAGAATAACACTTCACGGTCTCCCTGCGCTTAGCCTCTTCGTGGCTCACTCTCCATGATCCTGGTGTtgagaaacatagtagaaaacaaaaaaaaatcgccCCTGCGATCAACGAGGAATGCCATGAAGACGCAATAACAGTTTGGATCAGATCGTTACCAACTCTGAGTTGCAGCAGAAGAAGACGAgttggtgtagatcgtacttgaagtccctcgaaccgTCGATGAACGATCCCTCGAACAGACGATCAGAAGCACAGCCTCTTCACAgtttgcaagcgtacggtcttcgtGATCCGGCAACGCTTTGCTGTTCTGAGCTAATCATCAccgaagaattagagggaggagattagaaccacactagaGTTTTAATTATGAGGACTAAAGGATCTAGGTCTTTCTCTAATTactcaactaggaccaactagaggaGGCTTCAGAACTTGTGTGTTGAATTGTGGCCAAAAcgtctagtatatataggttggaggagggGCAGGCGGCGCCACATAAGGGTGGAGTTTCCCC is a window encoding:
- the LOC123044319 gene encoding uncharacterized protein, with the protein product MSTSENTTAQTESERPIALKRKSNDVGWNYGKLCDVTNKERVKCDFCGHISTGGINRFKLHITGTTSSVLSCLRSTPEAKAICQRALDAYEAKKVAKKKHTAEVRADVHVTALNEARDGRESVCVGSTSSEPNKLGPMDKFVRPIDGKSSKEEALKQLSMNEALFKERRGQCSPYVARWVYSHGIPFNALDNDEFCQMCEAIGKFGPGYEPPTQYELREKLLSDEYARTKSLLDEREKEKIKLGCTIMTDAWTDMKRRSIMNLCMHCSGGTSFLKSKETSDVSHTSEVIFQLVDSAIEEVGAEHVMQVVTDNASNNMGAKKMLLEKRPKIFWSSCATHTINLMLQGIGSLKRFKTIIDQAKNLTIFIYAHHKTLALMRVATKRRDIIRPGVTRFASAFLTLQSLLEKKDALRYMVVERAWEDMKNVKTKKGKDATATVMDANFWKGVLLCIKVFEPLVRVLRLVDGDIKPSMAWLYGELVNAKREMKEAFNNLERNYKDTMGIVEKKMNGRLDSPLHMAAYVLNPHYSYADSSVFTTANEGFQECAEQYYANDHDTCMLVVNDKFLKYENKEGTFGKKLAKACENKSYSPAVAQCIGGRRSEDNIQRGRGNILEREQGKGVQEAEQ